The stretch of DNA CGGTAAGTGTCCCTAAATTGAGCTAAATAGTACCTAGaggacaattaaaaaataaataaaataagccCTCTAATGGTGACAATAGAGTTGAAAGAAAGGATAAACTCACCTGTTTGCAGAATTCATTCCATCTCTCATTATTCCTGCGAACTTCCTTTCACCTGTTCGCGTGAAATCCCCCTTAAGGGCATTAGTTCCAGCATATTGGCGACTAATAATGTCCCCATTGTTCGCCCATAGCACCATGAAGGACTCCCTTAGACGGTCAGGAAGAGCGGTGCACGGAGAGACGATACCAAGCTTGATAAGCTGCGCCTCCAGTGCCACCTTGGCAAGGGCCGTCTGCACAACATTAGTGCGGTCAAGGCAATCCATGCAATTGACAcgaaatattgctttttgaTCACAAATTGATCCCTTGGCATCACGCCAATGGAATCCCATTGAAACAATCTCATTTGTCAGGGCATCTGTGAGAATTGTCACGTTCTCATAGCGCATTCCGCGGCTGCAAtaaacagtttttttcttctcattttttttttggccttgtATGAGAGATTATTATGATGCTTTGTACTCAccaaaaattgtgaaaatcaaATACTGCGTATGatacattttcattattaaactTCATTATGTGACGTGCATAGGCGTCCCCGACTATTTTTTCCTTCCCCGCCTGATCAATGAGATTTACCACACAAATGGATCGATAGATTTCCAATTCTCGTGTAAAATGTTTCTCAAATGCAGTTTGTGTCTCAGAGAAATCTGttaaaaattggtttttatgcTATATTTGTTTCGCAAtggagataaaaattaataaaatattccttacCCCGATTTATTCGAGGTGGAGGACGATACTTGAAGCCAGGCTGTGTCCAGAAGATGGGAACAGATCCACGAATTTGAACAAAAGACATCTGATGAGGACCAAAGGTGAGAATTTGTTCTGTCTCCACGTAATTCGCACAGTGACCCTGCTCATCGACTCCACGGCGTTTGTATCGTGTCCCAGCACGAAAACGTGATCTCCTCGAGATGAGTGTGAGCGTCAAACACTCCTTGTCCACAACACAATGCTCCACTTGAACAAATCCCTGGATTATTGGCAAGGTCCAAGATTTatcctaaaaaaatcaatttttaatcaatttgaggcatgataaattaataagaaattgtgCTATCTTACAGTGAGTTTGAGAATATCAGAAAGCATGTGCTTATTCCAGAAGAATCTCTCCCCATCTGTATCACATCCTCGTCGTTGAAGACTCTGCGTGATATCCGCtataagataaattaattaaatatttaattaatcgaAAATTCTATAGAGAATACGAACCTTCTGTGCAGAAGTAGAAGCTATCAGAGTCATCAAACATCCTGTGGAGTTCCTCTGTTACTTTCTTTTCAATCCTCCCAGCATCTCGAATTCCTACGGAGGATTTAACTTGAGTTGAGGCAAGAAGTGCGGCATGCTGCGTTGAACTCTTTATGGTATTGCTAGCACTCTTCATGACACCCCAGGTCTTATTCATGAGTTGAGAGCTCTCCAGGAGGACATTTGAGCGTGGAAGTTCAGTTTTAGCTGTGCTATGTCGTGGACATGGGGAAAGAATTGCTTCCGGATCTTCAGAATTCAGCATCAAcactgattttattttgtacacAATGTGCGGTGGATAAATCACTCCCATTGGAATGGCTTCCTTTATAACCATCAAATGGGGCTCAAGGACTCCAGGGAGGTTCAGAGCCCCCACAATACCAGGCGTTAATCCCAGACATTCAATATCATCCACCCCCGAGAGGTCACACCCTAAAAGACGAAGAAACAAAGGAAACACATTAATTGTTAATgttgaaatggattttttttatacagcATGAACATGAAAAATTCCTGAGAAAAGCATgcctttgatgatttttcatgaCCAAATCGATTAAATGGGGATGATTCATCGCTCTGGGCCCATCCTTTTTCCTTCCCCCACATACCATTTTCAGCCCTAAATTCACCCGTCGAACGATTCCACCAAAGACTGCGGTCCTTCCTCACGAAAATATAGTGCTTGGCTGTCTGGAAAACTTCCATTGTTCaggaaaatgtctttttattgcaaaaacaaGCACCatggaaaaaatgtaaacagagttttcttttcaagaatttccgctacaatttttttggctCTGTTGTTTGAGGAAGAAGTGAGATAAATCTATATTTGTCTTCTCCCTCGCACCACAGGTATTTTGCATTTCTCGCGTTTTCGCGCACTTCAGGGACACTGCAATAACAGTTCGCAGCGCCACTTTCACACAAAAcacttgaaaagaaaactaaaagagGGACAAAAACAtcacagaattttatttttcaacaaaaatatcaattttcctcaattaaaaatttgagaaacGTGAGTAAAATTACCCCAAAATTGTTGCATGAAATTCAAAGTTTAATATATTTGTCGTTTTTCCGCACAACAGAGGagatttttccaataaaaaagggaatttcATCATCTGATGAGCAAAAATGTCAGATAGCCCGGAAATGGGTTTAGAAATTGAGGATCCCGGAAATCCGAATGTCCGGGAAGATGGGCGCTATTGCTGGGTATGTTTTGCAACTGATGATGACGATGCCCTCGCTCTGTGGGTCCAGCCATGCAAATGCAGCGGAACTACCAAGTGGGTGAGTCCGGAATTGCATTTTCCATGTCCaggaagaaacttttctttgtaGTTTTGCTGTTTTACCCAATTTGGAGCTTTCTGTTCGTCCAAAGGGTTGTGGGGGCTGAGAAGAAACTTTCCTGTATATTTAGagcatttttatgtttcttttttattcattactTATGGGAGATTGCATGACTagtcttttctttaaaatggGATCTTTCGAATTACTAATGCCAATCGACGTGGCGTCGCCCCCGCCGGAAACTGAAAACCCAAATTTTCCTAGGAAAATTTGGTGgaaaactcaagaaaattgtgataaatgAAAGACAATCCCGAGACTCCCCTGCATGGTGTCCTGGGACAGAACGTGAGAATATCTAGACAATTTCACGGATTTTTagacaataaaatgtttagttTTATGCTTAAGCTCCCAGGAAGCCCAGAAATGAATCCTGGACGtcctgaaaattaaaattctgttttattcaatgattttctacTAGTTTTAAGCGAGAATCCTTGACCTAGAAAAAGTCCTAaacaaaaaccaaaaaaaaagttaaaaaaatcaatttcctgtAATTCCCAGGTTCATCAAGTTTGTCTACAACGCTGGGTAGATGAGAAGCAAAAAGGCAATTCACTGAAATGTGTAGTTTGCCCCCAATGTCAAACGGAGTACATAATAGTCTTCCCCAATATGGGACCTATGGTGAACTTCTTAGAAGTTGTTGACACCCTCATCAAGCGTCTAAGTCCATTCTTAGCTGCTGGTGTGGTTGTTGGATCTCTGTATTGGACAGCTGTTACGTACGGAGCCATAACAATTTTACAGGTAGGACTTTCTCGAATTTTccttcatgaattttataaaaaattccaatcatTTGATAATGTTGCTTAGGTGGTTGGTCACAAAGAAGGACTATCTGTAATGGAAAACTCTGATCCACTTGTCCTTCTTATTGGTCTCCCAGCCATTCCAGTTGGATTGGTGTTGGGAAAAATGATCCGATGGGAGGATGCTATCCTGAGATTTCTCCAAAATCGACGAACAGTCGCCAGAAAATTCCCTCTCCTCAACTTAGTTCTTCCGATTAGGTAAAAAAAGTCCCCAAACATCCCCcaaattttgctaaattaaattttcttcttagcGAAAGTGAGGAGCATGAAACAAACGAAAGTACACCTTCACCACCAATTCTATCAGATCCCGTGTCAGCAACACGAATTCTCTGTGGAGCTATCCTTTTGCCAACTGTGTCCTCAATTGTAGGGCGTGTATTCTTCGAGTCAATTCAGAATAATTTGCATCGTACAATAATTGGTGGCCTGGCGTTTATAACTGTTAAGGGTGCCCTTAAGATTTACCACAAACAGCAGCAATTTATTCGTAAGAAGCAACGAAAGATCCTAGATTATAACGAGGAGAACGTGTTGACTTATGTGACGAGAAATCCACGAGCATCGCGCTCTACCCAAGCTCCacagtcttaaaaaaaatttctaggaAGGAATTCTCCTCCTATG from Lutzomyia longipalpis isolate SR_M1_2022 chromosome 1, ASM2433408v1 encodes:
- the LOC129787522 gene encoding phosphatidylinositide phosphatase SAC2, encoding MEVFQTAKHYIFVRKDRSLWWNRSTGEFRAENGCDLSGVDDIECLGLTPGIVGALNLPGVLEPHLMVIKEAIPMGVIYPPHIVYKIKSVLMLNSEDPEAILSPCPRHSTAKTELPRSNVLLESSQLMNKTWGVMKSASNTIKSSTQHAALLASTQVKSSVGIRDAGRIEKKVTEELHRMFDDSDSFYFCTEADITQSLQRRGCDTDGERFFWNKHMLSDILKLTDKSWTLPIIQGFVQVEHCVVDKECLTLTLISRRSRFRAGTRYKRRGVDEQGHCANYVETEQILTFGPHQMSFVQIRGSVPIFWTQPGFKYRPPPRINRDFSETQTAFEKHFTRELEIYRSICVVNLIDQAGKEKIVGDAYARHIMKFNNENVSYAVFDFHNFCRGMRYENVTILTDALTNEIVSMGFHWRDAKGSICDQKAIFRVNCMDCLDRTNVVQTALAKVALEAQLIKLGIVSPCTALPDRLRESFMVLWANNGDIISRQYAGTNALKGDFTRTGERKFAGIMRDGMNSANRYYLAQFRDTYRQATIDLMLGNQISDELLKTLGGQPGIDENDAIEAAEHARLLVEDCRLIMLGSSQCPIGAWGLINADPRTGDPNETELDTILLLADDCFLVAEYDSHMDKIVQFDKVSLNEIEMIECGMLQQTKLFQGSVTAHPCIRINCVKGGKKDFFMFRSSNIRFFNNTASIIKTNEEMSESLNAIVEFFRIALENCGRSDVPFILGGVLQRRKSRTTVLDVPKGVPRNLSESQLVQFGSKALSNVAGQFSKLGQTLNSSAKGKSKSAKTTAVFHTTAKGGAKEKCQIQGGETSSESDENDCSIYEPDVNEFVQTNPLYSENVFLPSVGIVMSEPTNIEQAAECVETAKDIPTINVNASKDDSTEQTLASDKVNAMKLSQSSSEIGAAATTDGVPKSQKDLSLNLSGSHSETTLKQLKTLTSPLSKLAKGMQNLGMAFDPRKKINKLDLQEIPSEYAKNLQKEWESSKCKSKLLAL
- the LOC129787627 gene encoding E3 ubiquitin-protein ligase MARCHF5 is translated as MSDSPEMGLEIEDPGNPNVREDGRYCWVCFATDDDDALALWVQPCKCSGTTKWVHQVCLQRWVDEKQKGNSLKCVVCPQCQTEYIIVFPNMGPMVNFLEVVDTLIKRLSPFLAAGVVVGSLYWTAVTYGAITILQVVGHKEGLSVMENSDPLVLLIGLPAIPVGLVLGKMIRWEDAILRFLQNRRTVARKFPLLNLVLPISESEEHETNESTPSPPILSDPVSATRILCGAILLPTVSSIVGRVFFESIQNNLHRTIIGGLAFITVKGALKIYHKQQQFIRKKQRKILDYNEENVLTYVTRNPRASRSTQAPQS